A genomic segment from Centroberyx gerrardi isolate f3 chromosome 22, fCenGer3.hap1.cur.20231027, whole genome shotgun sequence encodes:
- the LOC139920342 gene encoding LOW QUALITY PROTEIN: receptor-type tyrosine-protein phosphatase mu-like (The sequence of the model RefSeq protein was modified relative to this genomic sequence to represent the inferred CDS: deleted 1 base in 1 codon): MKCAEGYGFKEEYESFFEGQSAPWDSAKKDENRMKNRYGNIIAYDHSRVRLQPQEGESGSDYINANYVDGYHRPNHYIATQGPMQETVYDFWRMVWQENTAAIVMVTNLVEVGRVKCCKYWPDDTEIYRDMKVTLIETQLLSEYVIRTFAVEKRGVAEIREIRQFHFTGWPDHGVPLHATGLLGFIRRVKTKTPPTAGPTVVHCSAGAGRTGCFIVIDIMLDMAEREGVVDIYNCVRELRARRVNMVQTEEQYVFIHDAILEACLCGDTAVPANQLRSVYYEMNRLDPQTNSSQIKEEFRTLNMVTPTLRVEDCSIALLPRNHEKNRCMDVLPPDRCLPFLITIDGESSNYINAALMDSYKQPSAFIVTQHPLPNTVKDFWRLVLDYHCTSIVMLNDVDPAQLCPQYWPENGLHRLGSLQVEFVSADLEEDVISRIFRIYNTARPQDGYRMVQQFQFLGWPMYRDTPVSKRSFLKLVHQVDKWQEEYDGGEGRTVVHCLNGGGRSGVFCSISIVCEMLRQQRCVDVFHAVKTLRNNKPNMVDLLEQYKFCYEVALEYLNSA; the protein is encoded by the exons acgaCCACTCTCGCGTGCGTCTGCAGCCTCAGGAAGGAGAGAGCGGATCTGACTACATCAACGCTAACTATGTCGAc GGTTACCACAGACCCAACCACTACATCGCTACGCAAG gtcccATGCAGGAGACGGTGTATGACTTCTGGCGGATGGTTTGGCAGGAGAACACTGCCGCCATCGTCATGGTAACCAACCTGGTGGAGGTGGGCCGG gtgaagtGCTGTAAGTACTGGCCGGACGACACAGAGATCTACAGAGACATGAAGGTGACGCTGATCGAGACGCAGCTGCTGTCTGAGTATGTGATCCGGACCTTCGCTGTGgagaag agggGTGTAGCAGAGATCAGAGAGATCCGTCAGTTCCACTTCACCGGTTGGCCGGATCACGGCGTGCCGCTTCACGCCACCGGCCTGCTGGGATTCATCCGCCGCGTCAAAACCAAAACCCCGCCCACCGCCGGCCCCACTGTGGTGcactgcag tgcggGGGCGGGGCGTACCGGCTGCTTCATAGTGATTGACATCATGCTGGACATGGCGGAGCGGGAGGGAGTCGTCGACATCTACAACTGTGTGAGAGAGCTGAGAGCGAGGAGGGTGAACATGGTGCAgacagag gagcaGTATGTGTTTATCCATGACGCCATCTTGGAGGCGTGTCTCTGCGGTGACACGGCGGttccagccaatcagctgcGGTCGGTTTACTATGAGATG AACCGATTGGATCCTCAGACCAACTCCAGTCAGATCAAAGAGGAGTTCAGG actctGAACATGGTGACCCCCACGCTGCGGGTGGAGGACTGCAGCATCGCTCTGTTGCCTAGGAACCATGAGAAGAACCGCTGCATGGACGTCCTGCCGCCGGACCGCTGCCTGCCGTTCCTCATCACCATCGACGGAGAGAGCTCCAACTACATCAACGCTGCGCTGATGGAC AGCTACAAGCAGCCGTCGGCGTTCATCGTTACCCAGCATCCTTTGCCCAACACGGTGAAGGACTTCTGGCGTCTGGTCCTCGACTACCACTGTACCTCCATCGTCATGCTGAACGATGTCGACCctgcacag ctctgtcCTCAGTACTGGCCGGAGAACGGTCTCCATCGTCTCGGTTCTCTGCAGGTCGAGTTTGTTTCTGCGGATCTGGAGGAAGACGTGATCAGCCGCATCTTCAGGATCTACAACACAGccagg CCGCAGGACGGGTACCGCATGGTGCAGCAGTTCCAGTTCCTCGGCTGGCCAATGTACCGCGACACACCCGTGTCCAAGCGCTCCTTCCTCAAACTCGTCCACCAGGTCGACAAATGGCAGGAGGAGTACGACGGGGGGGAGGGGCGCACCGTGGTGCACTGCCt gaaTGGAGGAGGTCGTAGTGGGGTTTTCTGCAGTATCAGTATTGTGTGTGAGATGTTGCGACAGCAGCGCTGCGTCGATGTTTTCCACGCCGTCAAAACGCTGAGGAACAACAAACCCAACATGGTGGACCTgctg GAACAGTATAAGTTCTGTTATGAAGTCGCTCTGGAGTATCTCAACTCTGCTTAG